aagggattttgtactcttaatcatcctccaagatttgattgataattgtaaaccattaagccaattagaaaatgtaaataaattaatgataaatgggttgtacttgtatagcgcttttctaccttcaaggtactcaaagcgctttgacagtatttccacatttacccattcacacacacattcacacactgatggcgggagctgccatgcaaggcgctaccagcagccatcagaggcaaagggtgaagtgtcttgcccaaggacacaacggacgtgactaggaaggtagaatgtgggaattgaaccccagtaaccagcaacactccgattgctggcacagccactctaccaacttcgccacgccgtccctaaatgTAGGCCTTAATTTATGTAGAATTtgttttgcctggagcataaaaatgttgacaaacatttctatgttacagtcgtttataaAAATACCGAATTTGATCTATTCTTTAGAGAAAatgtatattgttattattaattacattCTATGACCACGAGTGTCGGTATGTAACGCATTGTTGGGATGAAGCAAAAACGAAGAAGAAAACGACAACGAAGAAGAGCACTTCCGGGTATACTACCGGAAGTGCTTGGTTGGCATTGGCAACATTCTCGCTAAATCCAGCGTCGTGTACAGCATAAAGACATCTAaaagaaatatataaataaaaggtttgtaGTTGATTTTCACATAATTTCATTTATAAGACCCCTTAATCTTGAGCTACTTTACGTTGCGGTAATATTGAGTAGAGCTATTGTTGATAAACATCTGGTCTTTACTATGCTAACATGACGGCTAGACAATTCATAGCTagctagcgtgctaatgttagctacaTTTATTGTGTCAGCAAATATTTATTAAAGTGGGAGCTGTTCACCACTTTTAATAAAGGGCGACACGCCTCTCTTATTCCGGTTAATATTGAGAAGCGACACATGAAGAACAATATTCGTAGTTTTGGCAGCTCTATAAGTGAAGGCAACTTTGCCGAGGCGAAGCAAGTCAGAACGTAAACAAAGCGCCTTTGTCAGCGATCATAAATGTTTCCTCAGCTTGGCTGACATATGGCAACGCTTTGCAATTCCAGTACTTCATATTAAATAATGTTATATTTCAATCTACATCATCAATCCTACGATTTTGCATTTCCTGtttataaccccccccccccaaactacTTGTTTTCATCAGAATCAGAACAATCTTTAATGGCCAAGTatgtaacacacaaggaattttacttggtacaaCTAAAACTGTCACTGTTTTGGTTTTTTGTGCAAGAATTCCGACTGAGGAGTTTGAAAGTGTTGTGTTAACCCAAGGCACTCACCATAGAGGAGTGAGAAGAGAGCAAGACCGCACAACAGAATGACAAGGTCTGGAAAGTTATGAGCATAAATATCATGTATTAATATTCATTCTGAGAATGTGCTGTAGGGTAGTCGTTTTATGCTACTCATGTGGTTGTTTGCACGTTTCTCAAGCTCATCTGCTCCCAGGATGGTGAATAGTTACAAACGGACTTCCAGCCCCAGATCGCCGACCAACTGTGGGGATCTTTTCACCCCGGCCCATGAGGAAAATGTGCGTTTTATCCACGATAGTAAGTATCATTTCATACAGAGTTGTCACTGTGTCGTTAACTTGATTGACCATCAGCAATTTAGAGATCAACCGATGCGTTCTATTCAGAcctgataccgattattagtaatcAAGTatgccgataaccgatattcatttgcagtaaaagttttttttttaacatgaatagTATACAGTGAGGTCCACAAGTATTTGCAAATGCTGCAaatttgcaagttctcccacttagaaattaaggagaggtctgaaatgttcatcatagatgtatttccactgttagagacataatctaaaaagaaaaatccggaaattacattttatgattttttaatgatttatttgtatgttactggGGTTCTTATGTATTTGCATACATGAGaacatcagtgttaatatttagtgcagaagcctttgtttgcaattacagaggtctaACGTTTCCtatagttcttcaccaggtttgcacacacggcaacagggattttggcccactcctccacacaaatCTTCTCTAGATCTGTCAGGTTTTCGGGGCTGTCGCCGAGCAACACAaagtttcagctccctccaaagatttacTATTGGttttaggtctggagactggctaggccactccagaaccttgatatgctTGGTATGGAGCCACTCCTTGGTTATCCTGGCTGTGTGCTtcgggtcattgtcatgttggaagacccaGCCACGACCCATCTTCAATgctctgactgagggaaggagatttttggccaaaatctcacaatacatggccctgttcatcctctccttaatataGTGCTGTCGTCCTGTCCCCTTTGCTGAAAAGCACCCCCAGAGCATGatgtttccacccccatgcttcactgtagggatggtgttcttgggatgatactcatccttctttttcctccaaacccgacgagtggagtttataccatgactttctcccatgactcctctggatcatccagatGGCCATTGGCAAACTTCAGACGAGCCTGGACATGGGCTGACTTAAGctggggaaccttccgtgcgatGCATGATTTTAAACCACTGATAGTAGccttggaaacagtggtcccagctctcttCAGGTCATTCACCAGCTCCTGCCGTGTAgttctgggctgattcctcactttTGTTATCATGAGTGATGCCCCACGAGGAGAGATCTTACATGGAGCCCCAGTCCGAGGTAGATTAGCTGTCATGTTTAGCCGCTTTCATTTTCTAACAATTGCTGCAAAAGTTGATCTATTCTCACCAAGCTGCTTCCCAATTGTCCCATAGCCTTTTCCAGCTTTGTGGAGctctacaattttgtctctggtctcttttgacagctctttggtcttgcccatggTAGCAGTTGGACCTTGACTGACTGTGGGCTGCACAGGTGACTTTAATGAGCTCAAAGGGGTGGTGGGTGGGTGATTAGTTGTGGGGTAAAGGTGAACTTTTTTTAAGGGAGACTGACAGCTCTTTGAGAGTCATAATTCTTGCTGATTCTCATGTGTGCAAATActtatgaaccccagtaacatgcaaataaatcattataaaatcatacaatgtgatttctggatttttctttttagattatGTCTCTAACAGTGGAAATACACCTATGATGAAAATTTCAGACCTTTCcctaatttctaagtgggagaacctgcaaaattgcagggtgtgcaaatactTGCATACctcactgtatactgtatatatgtatgtaggtatgtatattagggggttaaaaaataatcggtacaaATCAAAAACTGACTTTAActttagagatatgaatacatcGGTGGCGAGCCTCTGGATCGATCTATATCTAGTATGGATAGGTCGATGTCCGGTTGGAAAGTCATTAATCGGTTGGTTGGCGCTCTGCTACAAAATATGGCCATATTAATCTTGCAAGACTTCTTTGATGAGGTAATATGGGAGTAACGTTCTCGTTTGCGACCGACAGCATGACAGACAGCACCGAAAGAGTTTTACGAACAATGCACAACCTTAAGTGCGGTAAACGTTaggattttttcttttttttattatttgtaacgTTTGAAAAGCAGCAATAATTTCAGCACCCACCTGTTGTGACGACATGAAGACACTAGCTAGGGAGCTaaggatgctaatgctagcagagcTACCAACTGGCAAGGCAAGGACGCTGATTTGAAAGACTTCCAGCCCCAACGTAGCCACAACTTTGCGAGGTAATCACAGCATCTTctacactgttcattgtgctaaagatAAAGACCAAACTGCACAGTAACCAGCAGAATGGTGCTCTGAAAAGTATTTGAGATTCTACACTAAAGCTGctgtttagattggtcagatctagtcagactagatctgactaatctgagtctatgaacatgaactgatgaagcctactcggatgaggggcgaaacgtcttctaacacaaatcaaacagtccagttgcgattgattgaatgccctgagaaaattataataaaaaaaaaaaagatatgtgtgttcttgtctctcataatgattgtgaacgataggcaatgtTCCCCCAAAAGAGTGTACTATTTTCTGCAGATTTAGTGCCATGAAGGAAGTTAGTTAATGGGTGAGCGCgggcggctaaggtggtgtggtatcagcagtcttggtggggacgagtgCCTTGCATCATTTCAAGACCACATTGAAAAAAGTGGCATACTGTTCAGGTAGGACTGGGCGCTATGgcattttattaatatctcaatatttttaggctatgtcacgatacacaatatatatctcaatattttgccttaaccttgaattaacacttgatgcatacagtataatcacaccagtatgatgattatgtgagtctacattaaaacattcttgttcatactgcattaatataagcTCATTTGAAACTttaatgcagagagggaaatcacaactaagtcaattgaccaaaacggtatttattaaacagttattaagcagtggcacaaacattcatgtcatttcaaaacagaaagaattgtcagagacattttaaaacaagctatgagtgcacttttgtgcatgatgtcacacaagatatttcaataactgtcaaataaaaattagctgcataataggaaatcaaatagtgtatgtccttcgctatgtggtaggttactgcggacgttatctccttctgttgtagactatttttttcatacggtgttgatgtggaaatggaagacgccaggctcaattgggtcagtgctggttgctacggcattttgttgggtgtggcaccggccggagatgttgacatgcagagtttcaagcactcttcattctctagtgggtgacttttcaaattatattacaaattagtagtgctgctactttttgtagcaacacttttgccgcatacttgacatattacggttgtctgttcaacatcttcccgcttgaagtcaaaccaccgccagacgatgcaccccatgctgtttttcttgggaattcattcttcctccatttgttaccagattcgcaccttctctctctcgtattaccactcgcaccgctccgcttgcaccacctgccacagctaaccttacccatgctgctacctctctgctccgcgagggcgtatgacgttgcacgcacgacagtatgtgacgtatgtaagaaggtgtgcttgttttatctctgtgagaaggagagacaagaaagagtgagaagagcctgtagtgtaatactcgcagctaaaagcaactgcgtgagaacatatactcgaatactcacaaaATAgtaattttctacatcgcacagagacaaacccacgatatatcgagtatattcgatatatatcgccGAGCCCTATGttcaggtgacttttcctcttttatccacaatttcttcgttttgactttctcttctcactccatgaaaagaatcaaccgccagacaacCAAACATGACAGTTGatgctgttacctgattggctgttaacgtGTCACTCCGATTGATCAgcgatcacttcctgtgttgctccAGAGAGTGAGCGCCTtttttcatgcaaccaaccttgcttccatatttccgctttcttccgacaaagaagaggaaaaaaaatATCGAACACATTTCTTATTGATATTGATAACATGTCTATATcacgatatatattatatatatataacatttataatCATCATGGCTCCCCTTTAAGTTCACCAAGATACTTGTTGTGCATGTTTTACAGCATGGCAGTGTGTGCTCAGAGACATCCGATCAACACAAAACAGTGAACGGAATGACCGTGGACCGCAGGAATACGTGGAGAAGAACCCAAACCCCAACCTGCATTGTATGTTGAACTGCAATCAAATGTACTTCCTAGTCGCTGCTCAAGGATGAATAATAATACGGAATGCAACAGCTGACATTTTCCCTCCTTGTGATCCTCCAGCTTTCACGCCAGTGGACCTGACCGACCTCAAGAAACGTAACACACAGGACTCCAAGAAGTCCTAGTCCTCCTCGAGGTGGTCTAAGCACTCTTCTTTTCTCCACCCACCCTCGAGAACTTTTCCTCTGACCTCCAAAGTCAGCCTTACTTTGCCAGTCTAGGGCGGAATGCCAAGCGATTTTCTGTGAACGTTGAGCTACAGCGGGCCATTTCCCAGCGAGGAAGATAGGCTGGATTCCCCCAAGTTTAAATTAAGTCTCCCTCTCCGGGTTCATTTTAAAGGCCACGCTGTATGAAGAGGACTGATACACTTTCCTAAGTTGTCGCTGGCGTCTGACAAACTGTTGACACGGAAGACTGCGGTCTTTACtagtactactattactactactttgACCTGCGAGAACAATGAGAAAGGGCTGACTTATATTTTGTTACGTAGGAAGGCAGTTAGATCCAGTGTAGAAGTCAGCAAATTGTCTCGTAAAGCATTTCATCAGCATATTGTGGAAGCCAAATACACAAGGCCAAGAATCTTAACCCAATTGGTGTTTACTTTTATTGCTAAGAAGAATCCTCCCAAAGTATGCTGCCCCTCAATTAACACCTCTTCCCAAAGCCTTGAAACAAAATGCTGAATAAAATTTTTACATTACTTCTTGTATTTACCCACCCAGGATGTGGACGTTTCCCCCATTCCAGGTCAGATTGCAACCATTTCATGTGTATTCATTTTAAACATGAAATcgcattattttcccaaacaatatgTGGAGGCTGTAGCTCaggcgtgtccaaactacggcccacgagcCAAGTGTGGTCTGCCAACGTCTTCAATCTGGCCCGCGAGGCGTCATGAGTTTAAACAAGGAATGTTATCCACGGGGAGATTGCATTCTTTTTAATAGTCTGACAATTTCAGTAATTCAGGTAAATTATCTTTGATTAAATAGATGCGCAGCCTTTACatgtatgacccaatgcaaacaaccttccccagtcattgtgcaaaaaataataacaatccaACAGACATAACACCCTGCTCACTGAACTCTGTGGGCATTATTAAAAATGCCCATGCACCGTAAAAAAATGACACACATTTAAAtcaattacaaagcatgatgggaaaaatgcaagacactctccacacttacccatgtttggcgcatttt
This genomic interval from Entelurus aequoreus isolate RoL-2023_Sb linkage group LG06, RoL_Eaeq_v1.1, whole genome shotgun sequence contains the following:
- the LOC133651499 gene encoding mapk-regulated corepressor-interacting protein 1-like isoform X2, with protein sequence MTRMVNSYKRTSSPRSPTNCGDLFTPAHEENVRFIHDTWQCVLRDIRSTQNSERNDRGPQEYVEKNPNPNLHSFTPVDLTDLKKRNTQDSKKS
- the LOC133651499 gene encoding mapk-regulated corepressor-interacting protein 1-like isoform X1 yields the protein MTSSSAPRMVNSYKRTSSPRSPTNCGDLFTPAHEENVRFIHDTWQCVLRDIRSTQNSERNDRGPQEYVEKNPNPNLHSFTPVDLTDLKKRNTQDSKKS